From Panthera uncia isolate 11264 chromosome X, Puncia_PCG_1.0, whole genome shotgun sequence, the proteins below share one genomic window:
- the CYSLTR1 gene encoding cysteinyl leukotriene receptor 1, producing the protein MDGVGNLTVSSGSNNTCNDTIDDFRNQVYSTLYSMISVVGFFGNSFVLYVLIKTYHEKSAFQVYMINLAVADLLCVCTLPLRVVYYVHKGIWLFGDFLCRLSTYALYVNLYCSIFFMTAMSFFRCIAIVFPVQNINLVKQKKAKFVCVGIWIFVILTSSPFLMSTSYKDEKNNTKCFEPPQDNQAKNHVLVLHYVSLFVGFIIPFVIIIVCYTMIILTLLKNSMNKNLSSRKKAIGMIIVVTAAFLISFMPYHIQRTIHLHFLHNETKPCDSVLRMQKSVVITLSLAASNCCFDPLLYFFSGGNFRRRLSTIRKHSLSSVTYVPKKKASLPEKEEICKE; encoded by the coding sequence ATGGATGGAGTTGGAAATCTGACAGTTTCTTCTGGCAGTAATAACACGTGCAATGATACCATTGATGACTTCCGCAATCAAGTGTATTCCACCCTGTACTCTATGATCTCCGTTGTGGGCTTCTTTGGCAATAGCTTTGTGCTCTATGTCCTCATAAAAACATATCATGAGAAGTCAGCTTTCCAAGTATACATGATTAATTTAGCAGTAGCAGATCTACTGTGCGTGTGTACACTGCCTCTCCGTGTGGTCTATTATGTTCACAAAGGCATTTGGCTCTTTGGTGACTTTTTGTGCCGCCTCAGCACCTATGCCTTGTATGTCAACCTCTATTGTAGTATCTTCTTTATGACAGCCATGAGTTTTTTCCGGTGCATTGCAATTGTTTTCCCAGTCCAGAACATTAATTTGGTTAAACAGAAGAAAGCCAAATTTGTGTGTGTTGGCATTTGGATTTTTGTAATTTTGACCAGTTCTCCATTTTTAATGTCCACATCTtacaaagatgagaaaaacaataCCAAGTGCTTTGAGCCTCCACAGGACAATCAGGCTAAAAATCATGTTTTGGTCTTGCATTATGTGTCATTGTTTGTCGGatttattattccttttgttATTATAATTGTCTGTTACACAATGATCATTTTAACCTTACTGAAAAATTCAATGAACAAAAATCTGTCAAGCCGTAAAAAAGCTATAGGAATGATCATAGTTGTGACAGCTGCTTTTCTGATCAGCTTCATGCCATATCATATTCAACGCACCATCCACCTTCATTTTTTACACAATGAAACTAAACCCTGTGATTCTGTTCTTAGAATGCAAAAGTCAGTAGTCATAACCTTGTCTCTGGCTGCATCAAATTGTTGCTTTGACCCTCTCCTATATTTCTTTTCAGGGGGGAACTTTAGGAGAAGGCTGTCTACAATTAGAAAGCATTCTTTGTCCAGTGTGACTTATGTACCCAAGAAAAAAGCCTCTTtgccagagaaagaagaaatatgtaaagaataa